ATTAATGAGCGCGTAGATCCGGTTGAAAAGATCGTTGGAACAACTAAAACTTCCCGTGCGCGGTGCCGCACTACGAACGTGCAGCGAGCTAACTCCCGCTACCACCGGCAGGGTATTCGGGTTTGCTTCCCCCTCTGGCATAGCTCCTTCTAATTGAATATACCTGAAACCGTAATAGGTAAACTTGGGCTGCCAGGTCTGTATTTTTTCATTGTTTAATGTGTATTGATAAAAATGCGGTTCCCCCGAAGCCTGCTGGTTGACGGTCCCATCGTCCAGGATCAGTTCTGCCGGTGTAATCTTCACCTGTGTTCCTGCTTTTCCGCTGACAGTCAGCTGCGGGATCGCGGAGGCATTTTGTCCCATATCGTAAACCCATACGCCCGGTTTCGGCTGCGAGATCCGGGCGACATTGAATGTATCCATAACCGCCATCGGGTAACCGATCTGGGCCACCAATTTTTCCTCTTTGTTTACGATCAGCGGTTTCTTCCATTTGCTGTCATCAAAACCTGGCAAATTCCAGCCTTTTTGTTCCCTGGTTGCGTCGTAATCCTCGCCGCCGTAGATGCTGGAATAAGTCACAGGGCTTTCTGTCACCTTCCAGGTTTCATCGCTCACGATTTCCTCCGTACTTCCGTCCTGGTATTCGAGCAGGACTTTACAGATCATTTTCGGATTTCCGTATGCGACCAGCAATTTGCGGTAACGCTCATTCGGGACATTGTAAAAACCGTTTCCAAGCATCACACCGAGCGCATTCCGGCCTGGTTTGAGCGCTCCGGTAATATCAATAGTATTATAGTAGGTGTATTCGTCATAGTTGGTCCAGCCCGGAGAGAGGAAATCCGTATCAGCATTTTTTCCGTTGATACTAAATTCGTAGTGCCCTAAACCTGTGATAAATGCGGTGGCTCTTTTCAATTTTTTCGAAATACGGATATCCCTTCTGAACATGGGCAGAGGATGTGCACCCGATACTTTTTTACCAAACTTCGGATTGTTGTGCGGTACGTGAATGCCCGGTACTACCCGCATGGAATCTGTCCACGGAGTAAGCGCAAGCCACGCTGCCTTTCCCCAATCCGACTTGGAAGGCAGCCCCATTTGCCAATAACCTGCGGCGCTCCATTTGGAAGGCTGGCCGGTTTTGTCCCACACGCGGACTTTCCAGTAGTATCGTTTCGCCGCCGATAGCTGTTTTCCTGCGTAACGAACATGGATGGATTGATCACTCTCCTTTTTGCCGGAATCCCAGTAATTCGCATTTTCTGGTTTGAAATCAGCCTGGTCGGAAACAACAATCTGATAAGCCGACTGACTTTCTGCCCGCTTGTCGGATTCCATTTGCCAGCTCAGCGATGGCGTCGGGGTTTCGATACCCAGCGGATTCTGCCGGGACTCGCATTTGATCACAGTCACACGGATCGCAGATTGCGAAAAAGATGTGACGGTTAAAAAACT
This Dyadobacter sp. UC 10 DNA region includes the following protein-coding sequences:
- a CDS encoding family 78 glycoside hydrolase catalytic domain; amino-acid sequence: MKIFFAVILSFLTVTSFSQSAIRVTVIKCESRQNPLGIETPTPSLSWQMESDKRAESQSAYQIVVSDQADFKPENANYWDSGKKESDQSIHVRYAGKQLSAAKRYYWKVRVWDKTGQPSKWSAAGYWQMGLPSKSDWGKAAWLALTPWTDSMRVVPGIHVPHNNPKFGKKVSGAHPLPMFRRDIRISKKLKRATAFITGLGHYEFSINGKNADTDFLSPGWTNYDEYTYYNTIDITGALKPGRNALGVMLGNGFYNVPNERYRKLLVAYGNPKMICKVLLEYQDGSTEEIVSDETWKVTESPVTYSSIYGGEDYDATREQKGWNLPGFDDSKWKKPLIVNKEEKLVAQIGYPMAVMDTFNVARISQPKPGVWVYDMGQNASAIPQLTVSGKAGTQVKITPAELILDDGTVNQQASGEPHFYQYTLNNEKIQTWQPKFTYYGFRYIQLEGAMPEGEANPNTLPVVAGVSSLHVRSAAPRTGSFSCSNDLFNRIYALINWAINSNVTHTVTDCPHREKLGWLEETYLMGNSIQLNLDMELLNKKLFSDMRSAQLKNGLVPDIVPEYVPFEGGFRDSPEWGSASVILPWYCYQWYGDKSLLLDNYEMMVRYVDYLTSKSNQYILMHGLGDWFDMGPGPMGESQLTPKGLTPTATYYYNATILAKIAAILGKQADIAKFTDLAANIKKAFNQKFYDKTNHQYGTGSQTANAMAVYLGLAGGAEQDLVYKKLNQNLVDNNYVLTAGDIGFHYLVKVLSEGGASDVLFKMNNRNDVPGYGYQLAHGATALTESWPALRNVSNNHLMLGHLMEWFYEGIGGIRQAETSIGYKNLIIQPQFPGDLTEAKASYQSPYGTISTSWRKEERYVTVEVQVPVNANAALILPVAESAEVTENGKGIVSRPGITIRGKQIFVGSGKYNFRFKN